The Cherax quadricarinatus isolate ZL_2023a chromosome 18, ASM3850222v1, whole genome shotgun sequence nucleotide sequence GTAAATAAAGTCACGGTTACTGGTCACTGATGAAGCGGTCACAAGTCAGTGGTAATGCTTCATTGATCACTGGCGTCAACGGCCGTATATTACTGCTCACTGGTCAATGATTGCCGGTTCCTTGGTCTTCTCTCCACTTAGGCATTCATGACGAAACTTATAAAAGCGATCGATTACATCCGCCTTATTAGAAACTTCTAGTTTAAAATGCCACTGATTAAGCTCCTGAGAGAAAAATATGGCAGAGTTGTGAGGCAGGGAGAAGGAGAGTAGGTGAGAACAAGTGGGAAAGGAGGACCGAGAGGGGAGATGAAGGCTAAGTGAAAGGGTGGAAAGTGGTCATTTAGGGCAAGTTGATATGATAATGGctgtttggagagttgaagggacGTTTGTTCCACTGTTTTACCCTTACAAAATTATCGTCATCAATTTTCATTTTAGTGATTTGCGTCGTCATTCCCCGTACAGTTGTTTCCTCTTCCCAAGGCTCTTAAAACCTTCCACTAACTCACAGGATTACCCCTCGTCTTCCAGGACCTGTATGACCCTTGCGGTTTCAGAGCTAATAAACCAGTAGAGGGTTAAACAGCGCATAGGGAATATGACGGAATGAGATTTGATCCAGTAAGAGGACTCAAATTCCTTGAATCAGTAACCCTTTACCAACATTAAAACACCTTTCCTCTCAAGGACGACAGGACACACTGTGGTCGTACCAGGGACTAGCACTTCCCTTGAAGGGACGACAGCAGTGCTGTGGTCGTACCAGGCACTAGCACTATGTTCTGTCGTCCCTTCAAGGGACGACAGAGCACGGTGCTTGTGGTTGTACATCACACTCAACTGAATGACAGTCCAAAAGTATTCTTTTAAAAATTGGCGACTGGCCGCTTTACAACACGAATTCCTAGCACGTTATTCAGAGCCTGGAAAATCCTTCTGATCTTTGTCGTTGAGCTGGGGGAGGAGTGAACGACAGAATGCTACAGCAATATCGCCTTGTAGCTCCATTTCGTCTAAGAGGACTCTTGAAACCCCATTTTAAAATTGAGGGTTGATTGTTAATGTATTTATGCACTTAATTGGAAACTATTGAAACGGGACTGTCAACAAAAAACATTATTAAATCGCGACGAGATTAAGATCCAgaatggaccgaaacgtcttgaTAATTGTCCAGTTTTCATTTCTAATTTGTGTATTAATTGTGAATTCGTGATATACTATGTTcgctcaaggaaggttccttgatgttggtgaggggctcttgatttagggaattggatctgtgctccagttccccgaattaagcctgaatgccttccacattccccccccaggcgctgtataatcctccgggtttagcgcttccctcttgattataataataataatccaaagaGCATCGTACACTAAGTGTAAGAATTCGAATATCTGGTGTGATAATGATGCTAGAGCCAGTTATATATAACTAATCTATATTTCGAGTATACTAaagaaattatttggattatcaaCCCCCAGACGGTTACTAACCCAAGATAACTCAAGAAAGCCAGGCAGTAAAGCTTACTATTTTTTTGAGGTCCTCAGGTTATTCCACAGGATATGATTAAAAACAGCCGACTATGTATCTATTtagttaggtgaacaggggtagcaGGTACCCATATGTTTCGCCTCGTTCAGGGTAGAATCCAGGTCGTTTGggtatatgtgtttatgtttccgtTTGGGTAAGTGCCGAACGCCTTACCATTGAGCTACAAGGTAGCTTTTAAAAAATAAATTGGGAAAAATGTGCCGAGTTGACTGAGAACTGACACGTAGTGGTAATGAGAAAGTTATGATGGTTTAGCCTAAGGTAATTCAAAGCCTATTTCAGGTATAATTTATTACTAGATGAGAGTATATCAAAACTGACTATGTAAGAGCTGTTGTTTTCTGTTGTTTCCCCCTCACTAAAGACGCTAATCGACGGTAGTCAAGAGATGAGGGGAACTGGCGATCTGAGAGGGAAAATTATGGCAGGGACAGAGGGATGAAGTATAATAGTGAATGAAGGAAAGGGAGCTGGAAGGGAAGGGGTGTGAAAGGCAGAGTGAGGGGTGTATTAGAGGGAAACTAGCCTGCCATACCTCCTTGGTGTTGAGAATGGACTGTAGTTTCGCGTGGATGGGTTATAGCCTGTACAGAATTAGTTGGTTAGCGGCTCTAAGGGACGGACTGGACTGTTTGTGGGAGAAAGGAGTGGATAGTGAACGAAACGGGAGACTATCACTATCATTACTACAGTATTAAATTAAATTCATGGAGAAGCAATTAACCCGGAAGTAACAGCGCCTGAAGCATACGAGGTTAATTAAATCTGATCCAAAGATTGGGACGATAGCTCTAATTTCTTAGCTGACGAGCCCTTGAAGGGACAGTGCAGATAAAGGCTGCAAAGTTCAGTAGGGATAGACTCCGCGGGGAACTGGGGCTAGGCTTTTTTTTAAAGGAGACGATGTCTAATCAGTAACTTTAGTAGAGGTATTTAACAACTACAAGGAGGCTAAACGATCATCAAATTTACCTCGGCCATTAACGAAACCGTTTAATAAGCTGTTAAGACGTAATTGCGCGTTCCGACGGCCCGATGACCAGTAAGTTGATTATCGAGACTAGATTACCGTCGTATACTCAAGGTGATCAAGATTCCAAAGCCGAACTGGTGTGTGTAAACACATGGAtgaacaggtgtgtgtgaagaCAAGCTGCAGAACAAGCTTTCTTAAGCACGTTTCACTGTGTATAGCTTTACCAACAAGCTTTCTTAAGCACGTTTCACTGTGTATAGCTTTACCAAGTCACCTCCGTGAATCATGAGTCTTGTACAATTATCAAGGCATCCTTCCATACTGAATGAGAGTTTAATATGCACGTATATAACACGTCTCTGCGGCAGCATGCGGCACGCGTGGAGGCTGCGGCTGCGGCACTGGACCAGCAGGAACAGCAAAGACTGCAGCTCGTCCAGCTGGCTGACGAACACCGCCGCAGGCTGCAGTGTCATGAATACAGGTGAGGATATCCTGAGTTGTCTGTTATCCTGCTATGGCAGATCATCTTAAGTTATCATAGGTCTtctgtgttatcctaggttctctgttATCCTGGATTATCTTCCTTAATTCATATTGCAGTTTCCCCTTCAatatttatggggaagcgctcaactcgtaggggtcatgcagcactTAAGGTAATGGGAGACACACAGGTGTCATATCCGAGGAGGGGGGAAGGAGTGGAGGTAGCtttaattccctggatcaagagcccctcgccagcagcAAGACATCCTTCCTCGCCCCATGCCCTGAagtatattataatcaaaagcgctaaaccacaagggctatacagcactgcagggcaggaaggaagcgagggtatcaggtggcaaaaaggagatggacgagtaataggttacgaagaacagcggagcagtggatggtgaaagggtagagggcagcaagagattcatgtagaaagggctgaggggagtgtgaaaggtatcatccgagtttgtggagtaaagtcgttgtcaagaagtcaatgagagagtcaggattaaaggagggtccatcagcaagaagggaaggtaaagagagtaggagagcggagacgacgttggaggtaaattctgcgtgctcgttgatagagagggcagtctaacagaatgtggctaatcgatactggaacttggacacttctcacagagaggaacagggtgcctctccatgagatacccatgagtaagacgagtgtggccaatgtgaaggcgggagagagtagtctccaaacctcggcactgatgacaagaagacggccagtaacctatcctcggtttaatagaatgaagtttattaccgagcagagttgaccaatgttgttgccaacgggtgtgaaggtgggtagctattacagcaaaatagtctggaaatggaacacctctatatgaaattggtaggtcatgtactggtgaccgcgcagcagtgtctgcctgttcattgccctgtacgtcaacatgtaGCTCAGGGTCCTAGGCTCGAGAGTATTTCTAACATTATTTGTAGATAAGCTGTAACTCTCTTGTAATCGAGTAAATAATAGTAACTACTTTAACCCTATTATAtcttttattgtaactgattttcacacaaTTTAGTTAGCTATTTTTTAAGCTTGTAAttatgacttatttctactgctaggctttaaataagatattacaagaaccccaatggaaataaggcacTTCGAcgttttggggttatcctaggtaatttatgcatgttactaggtatgataattgtatttaagtatacctgtacctaaataaacttactctttCAGAGAAGCCTACTCGAGAGAGATACAGCGCCTACTGAACGAGTCTCGTGCCAACGAGGTAACATTGAGGAACCAAATGCGAAGTCAGTACGGTGTTCCTCTTCCCCCGGGAAAGAAGCCTTAGACCTCGTCATGGCTCCTGACGACCACACCACGACCTGACATTATCTAGAGATATCCAGAAAACCTAATCcatgtatcaagagcccttcaccggcatcaaggccccCCTTCAAGATAATCAGTGGAGCACAATGATGTCCTCACCCTATGGCATCACCCGAATCAGACGACCGAACAGCCAAAATGACATCAACTCTTTTACACGAGATAATTACATCTATATGTGTCAGTCATTAAAAACTGTATAATGTACATCAATCTTATGCAAATTAGCACACAACACCTGACAGTTTTAAACGCGtatgtaaaatatttattacATTAATTATTATACTGTAAATAATTACACACATTACGTTTATTGTGAAACTCTAAACACTTAAGGGCTATGGACCATATACCCATTACCAGACTTGTAATATAGCACGCAATAAATCTCCCACTGTGTTAATGGACTAAAATTATAATTTGCATAAACTATCGGTTTTTAAGTCTCACCTGCTAGGGCAGTGTGTCCAGCTTCTGCttaacaacaccatacaacatcgCAGAATAAATAAATCATTGCAAAAGCAACAAAGGATTCTGTAAAattggaaataagaggaaaaaaACTAAGAGGCTCTGAAAAATAAGGTTTCCCGAcaaatttctttcattttcttggcattttccttgtggttgaaatgaCTTTAAACTTCTTAGGAAATTGTTAAAGAAatacaaaaaataaatatgaaaaattATAAGTGGGAATAATGAAGAAATATGTCAATACTTTGGGAAATAAGAATACAAGAAAGAAAAGTCACCATATATTATTATAGTTATAACCACATTGGGCGTCCCCCACCAAGGAATGGTGACTTCAGAAAGGCGTACATATTCACCATTATTTATTCAATAGCTGTTTAGACAGAACTGTGCGGACATCACAATGCAAATGACCTTCCTAACGAAAACATCAATTTCCCTCCcggccttcagagtgcaggaactgtatttTCCTCCCACAGGAAATTCCGGAGcgctggtttccctgaatgctTTCAgaattaaattattatttttacaaaAAAAGTTAAAATGTAAGGAGTAAGCTCATGTGCGGAAAAGATAATTCAAAATTGTTGCATTAAGTCAATTTCACAAGAGAGTCAGATCTGAAAGTTAGTGGGGAAAAATTTTGAATTTCCTTAAATTGAGCTTGTGTAAAGTGGAATAATATAATAACTGCGTGTGGCAAATTTAGAATTTTCTTAAATTGAGCTTGTGTAAAGTGGAATAATATAATAACTGCGTGTGGCAAATTTAGAATTTTCTTAAATTGAGCTTGTGTACAGTGGAATAATATAATAACTGCGTGTGGCAAATTTAgaattttcttaaattcagtggGAGTTTTCGATAGGACTAATATTAGGGCAGAAATGAAAGATTCACTAGCGTTACTAACGAAAATTCACATGAAAAGTTCAAGTAGGGGCTGGCCAATTACATCACTGACAATACTGTTATAATATATTTCACTCTTACGAGCGTTATGACCATTATTCATGCATGttt carries:
- the LOC128689203 gene encoding uncharacterized protein, which translates into the protein MAEEQTDWLACGRRRCRAQRVAEVVAAREEQYQANLHLRRCRLRVLLQEEAERQQQELRTRARLLHEQQHAARVEAAAAALDQQEQQRLQLVQLADEHRRRLQCHEYREAYSREIQRLLNESRANEVTLRNQMRSQYGVPLPPGKKP